The following DNA comes from Camelina sativa cultivar DH55 chromosome 14, Cs, whole genome shotgun sequence.
TCAGAGACTTCAAAACGAAGAATCTGGCTCTAGTTCTTCCACAACACCTTCAAAACGAAGGTCAGTTCACAGTAACATTTTAAAGCCTACTCCATTAGTTTTTTGTCCTCACAAGTCTCTTGCTTAATCCCCACTGAAACTTTTATAACCAAACCCTTATCAGGATTCTCGGGAAGGAAAAGGCAAATTCCAAGCCAAAGAAGCAGAAACCAGATCAAAAGGACAGTAGCAAATACATCCCAATACACACATTCTTCACAAAGAGCAATCAAAACTCGTGAGCCTTGTTCATGTTCTCCATAGTTGAGCTTTCCTTGTCAGTAAAAGTGTTCCCTTTTAGAAATGTTCGGTTCTCTAGGTGGACGCCACGTGTCGTCCTTGTTACCTATATTATCCCCATTCATTGTATCTAATTTATATATCTGAACCTCTTTCAGGAGCAACGAAACACAGAAGAAATGAAGATGGCTCTGAGCCCACCGAAACTTAATCTCTCACCGTACAAATCCCTAGGGGATCCCAAATCCATACCGTCGATGTCAGACATCCTGACGTCATCAAGAGCGCGAAAGCTAGACTTAAAGATCCAGACTTTAGGACCGTTTTTCAGAGTGACGGGGAAGAACGCAGACACAGGCGGTGAGGTGGGAAGAGCAGAGGGAGTGGTGCGTCCATGGTTCGGACGCGGCTTGGTTCTGCATTTGGACACGATAAGACTGACGAAAGAGACGATGGCTATGGATAAGTCTGTTCTTGGAGTTGGTTTATACGTCGGAGCTGTAGCTATTCGCCATGGCTACGACTGTGGTTGCAGCACTGCTCAGCTTCTCGCTATCTACGACTCCGATCTCTACCATTccaaggtctctctctctctctctactcgtTCAATCGAAATTGagaatttggtttggttatacCGAACCAAATCTAAGATGGAACCTTTCAATTCGGTTCCATTGTCAATTTGGTTTCTATGGGTTTAGGGGTTTTACATTAAACTCGGTTCTGGTTGTATATTCCCTAGAGTCAACATACCCGGTTGGTTGTTTGATGGAACTAAACCCGAATTGATTTGGACTTCCATTCGGTTTAACTTATACCTAAGTACTGAACCGAGCCGAATATTTCATTATATCAGCTGGTTAGGTTTTACAGAAGAATTGGGTTCGAAGAAGTGAAAGAAGTGAGCGGGTCATCGATGGGAGACATGGCTGACATGTTAGTGTGGGGTGGAGTTGGCACTCGCATGGATGCTAATATCCATCGTCTCCTTGTTAAATGGTCAAATGTTTTCCTCAAATCACATTCTTAAATTACTTGTACATGTTTGTGTTGTGCCTACACCATACGAATATCACCATATAATTTCTgaccaaaattatatttatattccctatcttatactttttttctctttctataaaCTCCAAGAGATCATATGTACAGTATTGGGTATTCTAATGGGAAAGAGCAATGCAAAATTAATAGACAATGCAAATAAATGTATATTGTGAGGCTAGCCTCCCTCTtcctaccaaaaataaaaaataaatgtatattgTCACTCCTTTTGTAGGATATAAATGCAAAATCTATAATGTCTTCAAATCTATAAAtgcaaataaatttatatatttatttgaaaatatataaataaagtgaGAAGAtatgtttcataatttttatttaagaatAATAGTATTGTTTAGTGACATTAGTATATCTAATTAAAAtgtattgataattttatctaattattgatatatatctttaaaacagCAAAACAGAAATAAGTAAAAGCCAAATGTGgaatttgtttgatttaaaaGCAGGGCTGGTCcaacaatctatatataacctCAATATATATGACCCAAATTAATCCAAGCCATTACTAATTCCATATTTTGTTGTCCATCTTCAGACTTGTACGAGCTTTAGCAAAATCCCAATGGAGACCGAAGTAAGAACAATCCCAGATGCCATATTGGTGGAGATATTCGTGATGTTCCCATTGAGAAGCATCGCGGGATTCAAACTGGTGTGCAAAAGCTGGAAAACAGTCATAGAATCGTCCTACTTCCACCTCGTCTTCACTTCTTTGCACCGGAACTCCTCTTCGTCATGGTTGATCATGATACCAAATATTCATCCCATTACAGAAGCCATAAGCTTTCATGGATGCATGAAATGGAATCTTACCAAACCCTTAGCTTCTTATATCACGAATCCGAATCTCCCTACTACCACTAAATACTTCTACGTTGCTTCTTCCAACGGATTGAGTTGGATTGACGTCACTGAGAGCACGACTCGCAGTTATAAATCCTTCGTTGGTAATCCAGTTTAACAACAATGGGTTGAAATACCTCCGCCTCCATGTCCATGTGCCGCAACGGGTTTGGTAACGCGTGAGGACAAGGCCGGCGTCGTTTCAAGCTTCAAAGTCGTTAGGACTTGTCAAAATGTTGAAGCTAGAGACCGGGGGATGTTTGTACGGAGAGTGTATGTGTATTCGTCCGAGACAGGGTTATGGACATTGAAGAGACTTTTAAACTCTCGTCCCGTTAACCACCCTCCCGTGAATCTCAACGGGACGCTTTACATGTGGGAACGAAGAGTTATTTCTACTAAACATGAGGTCATTGTATCTTTTGACTTCTATGGccctgaagatgatgatcaatgTCAAGTTATACCTCTCCCTGACCCTAGTGAATTTAACCAAATTAATGGTAAGAGGTGCTTGACTACTTCAGGAGGAGATGTTATCTACATTGTACGACGAGGTCAAAAATTGAAGCATTGGAGGATGAATGACAACTCCGAGAACGGGTGGTGGCAACTTTCACGGGAAATCAACATGGCatggtctttttcgttttctattCCCATTGCGATGAATCCATTTGATACTGATATCGTCTACCTATGGCGTAAAAGAGACCATTGTTTGGTAACGGGTAACTTGCAGACACAAGAGTTTATTGTTCATCAAGAATCAGAGAAGTGGACTAGTAGTGAAGGCTGTTGTCACATAAACACATGTGATTGTAATGGGTATATGGAAGCTACTCACGATGTATCCCATTATATTATCCCAGTTTGTGCTTCCACAGTGGATGGACTCGGTGCCCCGTCCACCAAATTGATTGTCCTTTTCTTAGGGAGTTGGTaacttttcaaatttcaattgcttattgcaaaagcttgttttttttttctctctttaatatGTATTTTGGTTTATAATCATAACATAATCGCTAGCTTACTATCAGTATATAAGGTCAATCAGCTCTCCAATGTTATCTTTGGTTATGCATCCTATTTATATAGACCACAGTCTCTTACTTGTGATTCTAGGTTGACGTTGGCAAGGTTTCTCATTGGGAATTATATCAACG
Coding sequences within:
- the LOC104742536 gene encoding F-box protein At1g49990-like — protein: MFVRRVYVYSSETGLWTLKRLLNSRPVNHPPVNLNGTLYMWERRVISTKHEVIVSFDFYGPEDDDQCQVIPLPDPSEFNQINGKRCLTTSGGDVIYIVRRGQKLKHWRMNDNSENGWWQLSREINMAWSFSFSIPIAMNPFDTDIVYLWRKRDHCLVTGNLQTQEFIVHQESEKWTSSEGCCHINTCDCNGYMEATHDVSHYIIPVCASTVDGLGAPSTKLIVLFLGSW